Within the Leptospira licerasiae serovar Varillal str. VAR 010 genome, the region AAAGGCGAACGCAGTTTAATTCCGGAGAATAAACCGGAAATCTCTTTCAAAATTCCTAAAATAGCTGGAGCTCCCGAACCGCCTATATGCTCGGCGCCTACTTGTAGGATCTCTTTTCTAGATCCGCTCTTCCTACCATAGTCTCTGAAAATTTTTCCCTGATAAAAGATACGTTGGTTTTCTTTGCGGTGCGCAAAACCGGCCATACCTTTTACAGCCTGAACGGTCAAATCCGCGCTAGGAGAGATCTCATTTCCATCAGAATCCCTGAATCTGTACAGTGCTGAGGAATCTTCTGCCGACATGGTAAGCAAAAAAGAGGAAGAATAATCGAAAGAAGGTAAAAATACCTCAGAGTATTTGAATTCTTTGAGCTTGGAACCGAAGGAATTTAAAAGTTCCCTTCTTTCCGAACTCTCGTTCGGTCCAAAAAAATGAAATCCGTCCGGGATCCATTTTTTCTCACTAAACTCTGGAGGATTATGTGTCATCTGTTCTTTACGAAAAGCCCCAAAGAACAGTTCCTTTTGCCTAGGGTAGAATTCAAATCGTTTTTCCCAAAAAATAGAATGACAATAAGCCTTCCAAGGATAGAAAGTATTCTCCGGAAATCGCGTATCGAACCTTAAAGTTCGAGCTCTAAGCACCGAAACCAGATTAACCGCAAGACCCTAGACAGAGACGTATCATGGCAGAAAAAGAACAATCCGTCGGAAGATGGCAGAAGGAATTCTTCGAGAACATTCATTTATTCAAAAGATCAGGAATGAGTGAAGAAGAAGCAAAAAAGATACTTCAGAAATTTCTTTATCTTTGTTCCGTAACTCCAATGCCTCCGGTCATGGACGTTTTTAAAGATCCATCTTCATTGGAAAGGATCGGGGTTTACACCCCTCCGGAAAAGAAGGCCAGGGAATTCATGATCGAATTCCTTTCCCCTATCATGAAATTTTTTACGGTAGAAGGGATCGAAAATCTAGCGGCCGTAAAACCTTTGATCGGAAAATACCCGGTTACCTTGATCTCCAATCACCTCAGCCATTTGGATGCACCTGCAATCTTCCAACTATTATATCATGCCTCTCCGGAAGGGAGAGAAGTAGCGGAACAATTGGTGTTCATAGCAGGACGTTTAGCGTATGAGCCTGATTTTACCAGACTAGGGCTGTATATGTTCGGTACTCTTTTGGTCTGCTCTAAGAGAGACATGGCGGATAACCCAAGTCTTTCCGACGTGATGACCAAAATTAATATGAGAGCGTTCCGACATTCTCAAAAACTGCAACAAGAAGGAAAAATCGCCGCGATCTTTCCGGAAGGAACCAGATCCAGAGACGGAAGACTAATGCCTTTTGTGGACACAGTCTATCACTACGTTGCAAACAAGGTCATTCTTCCGATCTCATTGGAGAAAACGGACAAAATCCTTCCTACCACAAGTTTACTCTTCAACCAGGTGGCAGGAAAACTTACCATAGGCAAACCTGTGTTAGTTGGAGAATTATCTAAAAAGGAAATGGCACATTTCCCTAAAGATATCGAACATCTTCCATTCCCGGAACATGGGGACAAAAAACAATTCCTGATAGATAACCTTGCCTTGCTTGTAGGACAAAACCTGAACAAACACCAGCATGGCATATACAGGAACTTGTATAGTGCGGATGCAAGGGACGAAAACAAACTCATCAAGGTGCCAAAAGAACCTAAAGAGAAGGTTGTAGTGATTGGGAATAGCAGTATGGGAATTGCTATAGCAACCGTTTTAGCAAATAAAGACGTAAACGTTTTAGTCTATCATCCTGACAAAGAATACACTTCTCAATCAAACGCAGAAAGAAGAGATCTTAGAACTTATTCTCTCTACAAACTTCCTCCGAACCTGGTATTTACTTCCGATCCGGAAGAATTAAAAACTGCAACTTTGTTTATCCAAGGAACCAACCCTTGGGAACTTCATACGATCTATCCCGATCTTCAATCTTATCTTTCTAAGAATAAGGCTCCATTCTTCAATATTATCAAAGGATTTACAAGCGCGGGTTTGATCCTGGACGATCTGCAACATGGATTAGGGATCGAAGACGATAGGATCGGAGTGATCTCCGGCGCCTCTTATCCGGATCAGATCATGGAGAGAAAAATTTCGGGATTTGAGATTGCGGCGGTGAACGAGAGTCTCATACCTCGTATTCAAAAATTATTAACTACAGGTTACATTTTCCCAAGACCTGCTATCATTCCGACAGATGTAAAAGGAGTCCAGTTAGGCGGTGCTCTCAAAACGATTTACGCTCTAGTAATGGGGATTGTAGAAGGTT harbors:
- a CDS encoding 1-acyl-sn-glycerol-3-phosphate acyltransferase; this encodes MAEKEQSVGRWQKEFFENIHLFKRSGMSEEEAKKILQKFLYLCSVTPMPPVMDVFKDPSSLERIGVYTPPEKKAREFMIEFLSPIMKFFTVEGIENLAAVKPLIGKYPVTLISNHLSHLDAPAIFQLLYHASPEGREVAEQLVFIAGRLAYEPDFTRLGLYMFGTLLVCSKRDMADNPSLSDVMTKINMRAFRHSQKLQQEGKIAAIFPEGTRSRDGRLMPFVDTVYHYVANKVILPISLEKTDKILPTTSLLFNQVAGKLTIGKPVLVGELSKKEMAHFPKDIEHLPFPEHGDKKQFLIDNLALLVGQNLNKHQHGIYRNLYSADARDENKLIKVPKEPKEKVVVIGNSSMGIAIATVLANKDVNVLVYHPDKEYTSQSNAERRDLRTYSLYKLPPNLVFTSDPEELKTATLFIQGTNPWELHTIYPDLQSYLSKNKAPFFNIIKGFTSAGLILDDLQHGLGIEDDRIGVISGASYPDQIMERKISGFEIAAVNESLIPRIQKLLTTGYIFPRPAIIPTDVKGVQLGGALKTIYALVMGIVEGYFQQTLGGNVDNSLFHLSNRFFNEMVKVGVSMGGKPETFQGLSGLTDFMLSCFGTDAKDRKTGYDIANGHPSEKMSNGFYGLKVMPNLMKIDPNEVPIMYAAYEVVINKKDVRKVAEAMEERLSRV